The following coding sequences lie in one Saccopteryx bilineata isolate mSacBil1 chromosome X, mSacBil1_pri_phased_curated, whole genome shotgun sequence genomic window:
- the LOC136317610 gene encoding cancer/testis antigen family 47 member C1-like has protein sequence MSDSGDRNLAPGVQESSMDEAGAGVWEAGDEGAVIQDLELHGENVAGLEVVGRAIRGLGEEAAAVEVPEGRVSEDSDIRAADEGEDNMEQNWNVPEAARQLPREGFHNFFMDAVSRSLNRIYHNDHILERPRDRRRTVPARPHLSGIPGQAHQCTREGAAVLVPEGPGDRATGSGEGALALEPEDQPQAREEPTQESEALEGEHHAEKASGL, from the coding sequence ATGTCTGACTCTGGTGATAGAAACCTGGCCCCCGGTGTTCAGGAGAGCTCCATGGATGAGGCGGGAGCCGGGGTCTGGGAAGCTGGAGATGAGGGGGCGGTGATTCAAGACCTGGAGCTCCACGGGGAAAATGTAGCCGGGCTGGAGGTAGTAGGAAGGGCTATCAGGGGCCTGGGGGAGGAAGCCGCAGCAGTGGAAGTCCCAGAGGGCAGGGTCAGCGAGGATTCTGACATCAGGGCAGCTGACGAGGGGGAGGACAACATGGAGCAGAACTGGAATGTGCCGGAAGCCGCCCGCCAGTTGCCTAGGGAGGGTTTTCACAACTTTTTCATGGACGCGGTGAGCAGGTCGCTGAACCGCATATACCACAATGACCACATCCTTGAGCGACCTCGCGACCGCCGCAGAACGGTCCCGGCCAGACCTCATCTGTCCGGCATCCCTGGCCAGGCCCACCAGTGCACCAGAGAAGGGGCTGCAGTCTTGGTGCCTGAGGGCCCTGGAGATAGAGCCACAGGCTCTGGAGAGGGTGCCCTGGCCCTGGAGCCCGAGGACCAGCCCCAGGCCAGGGAGGAGCCCACGCAGGAGTCTGAAGCCCTGGAAGGTGAGCATCACGCAGAAAAGGCATCAGGATTGTGA